In Acaryochloris marina S15, a single genomic region encodes these proteins:
- the hisD gene encoding histidinol dehydrogenase: MVRILRLSEMTSEELASIKRRAELDIEQALAVAKEVIDEIRADGDQGVIKYVRKFDFPGATTENLKVTEAEFAVAREQVEPEIKAAIEQAYRNIKEVHERQMPEEVQLAEIDGGVFAGEKVTPIASAGLYVPRGKGSFPSVMLMLSVPAVVAGVERIVVCTPPDKNGTVEPASLVAAELAGVKDVYKLGGIQAIAGMAIGTDTVPKVDKITGPCNVYGSAAKRLLYGTVDVGLPAGPSESIILTDETTDPRIAALDLLVEAEHGPDSAGLLVTHSEDLAKAASKHADDYMQQLPEWRKNFCQKGLSSYGGIILTSSLEESIDFLNDYAPEHLEVLVQDPLSVLGKIKNAGEILLGPYTPIPTANYCIGVNAILPTGGFARSYSAVSVYDFLKRTGIGYLTKEGFDRLGHTAQTLAEHEDFPAHAMAIRERKNLLP; encoded by the coding sequence GTGGTCAGGATTCTCCGGTTGTCAGAGATGACATCTGAAGAACTCGCTTCCATCAAACGACGGGCCGAGTTAGATATTGAACAGGCGCTAGCTGTCGCCAAAGAAGTCATTGACGAGATTCGCGCTGACGGTGATCAGGGCGTGATCAAATACGTCCGCAAATTTGATTTTCCCGGTGCCACAACCGAAAATCTGAAAGTGACCGAAGCCGAATTTGCCGTTGCCCGCGAGCAAGTCGAGCCCGAAATCAAAGCCGCGATTGAGCAAGCCTATCGCAACATCAAAGAAGTGCACGAACGGCAAATGCCAGAAGAAGTGCAGCTTGCCGAAATCGATGGCGGCGTCTTTGCTGGGGAAAAAGTCACCCCTATTGCCAGTGCTGGACTATATGTGCCTCGGGGTAAAGGCTCCTTTCCCTCAGTGATGCTGATGCTCAGCGTGCCAGCGGTCGTAGCCGGAGTGGAAAGAATTGTTGTCTGTACACCACCGGACAAAAACGGCACCGTAGAGCCTGCCTCTCTTGTCGCAGCTGAACTGGCAGGCGTGAAAGATGTATACAAATTAGGCGGCATCCAAGCAATCGCAGGCATGGCGATCGGTACTGACACAGTACCCAAAGTCGATAAAATCACTGGACCTTGCAACGTCTATGGCTCCGCCGCCAAGCGCCTGCTCTACGGCACCGTTGATGTTGGCTTACCCGCTGGTCCTAGTGAATCGATTATTCTTACGGACGAAACCACTGACCCCCGGATTGCAGCCTTAGATCTGCTGGTAGAAGCAGAGCATGGTCCCGACTCGGCAGGCTTACTGGTTACCCACAGCGAAGACCTAGCCAAGGCCGCGTCCAAACATGCAGACGACTATATGCAGCAGTTGCCTGAATGGCGCAAAAACTTCTGTCAGAAGGGCCTGTCTTCTTATGGCGGTATTATTCTCACCTCCAGCCTGGAAGAATCGATTGATTTCCTCAACGATTATGCCCCTGAGCATTTAGAAGTTCTGGTACAAGACCCCCTCAGCGTTCTCGGCAAAATCAAGAATGCTGGTGAAATTCTCCTCGGTCCCTATACCCCCATTCCAACGGCCAACTACTGCATTGGCGTCAACGCCATTCTGCCTACGGGAGGCTTTGCTCGCTCCTACTCGGCGGTATCGGTATACGACTTTCTCAAGCGCACTGGCATTGGTTATTTAACAAAAGAAGGCTTTGATCGCTTGGGCCATACGGCTCAAACCTTGGCGGAGCATGAAGACTTCCCGGCCCATGCCATGGCCATTCGTGAGCGTAAGAACCTGCTCCCGTAA
- a CDS encoding DUF4079 domain-containing protein, translated as MDSPPPMLFASVTAFSMTLAVFLYIGLGVLGITLRRLRLRHGEASWGWLRYIHYGLGITLVLTILELMTIGILGASTYEGTSGHSSHLPAGLLVAGLTLASAWAASRVHPKRPWARPLHVSINGMLFLALTAVSWTGWSVLQNYLPQ; from the coding sequence ATGGATTCGCCCCCTCCTATGTTGTTTGCGTCAGTCACAGCCTTTTCGATGACGCTAGCTGTATTCCTTTACATAGGACTTGGTGTACTAGGGATTACCCTACGAAGATTGCGACTCCGTCACGGTGAAGCTTCTTGGGGATGGTTACGTTATATCCACTATGGATTGGGTATCACACTAGTACTGACAATTTTAGAATTAATGACCATCGGTATTTTAGGTGCCTCCACTTATGAAGGAACCTCCGGTCATTCATCTCACTTACCTGCTGGCCTATTGGTCGCTGGTTTAACCCTTGCTTCTGCTTGGGCCGCCAGTCGTGTGCATCCCAAGCGTCCTTGGGCTCGTCCACTCCACGTCAGCATTAATGGCATGCTTTTTCTAGCCTTAACCGCCGTGTCTTGGACAGGCTGGTCCGTGCTTCAGAACTATTTGCCTCAGTAA
- a CDS encoding GNAT family N-acetyltransferase: protein MPKFPKLQCKRGILRMATEDDIDAILRYFIVNQDHLAPFEPIKPVEFYTPNFWRVLIRDRTHAFLNDQGIKFFLFDRHNPQQIIAAINFSNVVRGAFQSCTLGFSIADQYQGQGYMAESIPVAIAYLFSDLNLHRIMAAYMPHNQRSGRLLRRLGFQLEGYAPRYLCINGIWQDHMLTSLINTNI, encoded by the coding sequence ATGCCGAAGTTTCCCAAGTTGCAGTGTAAGCGCGGCATTCTACGAATGGCAACAGAAGATGATATTGATGCCATCCTGAGGTATTTCATCGTTAATCAAGACCATTTAGCCCCCTTTGAGCCGATTAAACCGGTGGAGTTTTATACACCCAACTTTTGGCGGGTATTGATTCGCGATCGCACCCATGCATTCCTCAACGATCAAGGCATCAAGTTCTTCCTGTTTGATCGGCACAATCCCCAGCAGATTATTGCGGCTATCAACTTCTCAAATGTAGTGCGAGGGGCATTTCAGTCCTGCACCTTAGGCTTTAGTATTGCCGACCAATATCAAGGTCAAGGCTATATGGCCGAGTCGATACCTGTTGCGATCGCATACCTCTTCTCTGACCTCAACTTGCACCGGATTATGGCAGCCTATATGCCCCATAACCAACGTAGCGGCAGACTCCTCCGACGATTAGGCTTTCAACTGGAAGGATATGCCCCTAGATACCTCTGCATTAACGGGATATGGCAAGACCATATGCTCACTAGCCTCATCAACACTAATATTTAG